TCAAGACGTTCATAATCCAGCTCATGGATGCAGCCTTCGCCTCTGGTCTCATTGAGATAGGATCTGTGAGTCAGAGCCTGAAGCAGAAGTTCGGGGCGCTGGAAAACATATCCGAGAATGCTTTCCAGACCGGTTATCTGATCATGATCGGAATCTCCGGCCATTACAACCTTCCGAGCTTACACAAAAAATGGATTACTGGAACGTTCCCGTCCAACGGTCGTTGCCGGACCATGGCCGGAATAAAGCACCGTTTCATCGCCCAGGGGGAAAATTTTTTCCCGCACTGATCGAATCAGGGTTTCATAATCCCCACCGGGAAAATCCGTCCGGCCGATAGAGCCGGCAAAGATCAGATCTCCGACGAAGACCACCCCCGGACCCACCAGAGAAATTGAGCCCAGAGAATGCCCCGGGGTCGACATAACCCGCAGCACCACGCTCTGTCCGATTTTAATTTCGTCACCGTCCTCCAACAACCGGTCAACCGGGGGTGAATCCTCGGCCCGCATCCCCCACAACAAGGCGCGACTGGATATTCTAGTTACCTCGGCGGCACAGGCTCGGTGCGCCATAATTTTCGCGCCGGTCACTTCCTGCATCCGT
This Pseudomonadota bacterium DNA region includes the following protein-coding sequences:
- a CDS encoding MBL fold metallo-hydrolase, translated to MILETVVVGPLQVNCYLVACELTREAAVIDPGDDVELILAALEKAGLKVVCIINTHEHFDHVGGNKRMQEVTGAKIMAHRACAAEVTRISSRALLWGMRAEDSPPVDRLLEDGDEIKIGQSVVLRVMSTPGHSLGSISLVGPGVVFVGDLIFAGSIGRTDFPGGDYETLIRSVREKIFPLGDETVLYSGHGPATTVGRERSSNPFFV